A region of Toxorhynchites rutilus septentrionalis strain SRP chromosome 1, ASM2978413v1, whole genome shotgun sequence DNA encodes the following proteins:
- the LOC129763627 gene encoding tudor domain-containing protein 6 isoform X4: MYTTTAWKDTKDRTGIALIAYAIPGTACFYMVVQDGTTKVREVFASLQNVTTRLEVLPESIAAVFGVSLDNQIFRAVRSSAAAFCGIPFLRLLDTGEVLAYEETMPLFELPEYYQKLPPFAVRCNLVCVSDEPSCKDFSKYLGKNMYEIKQFKVCSRKKSTLNVSLARVPRTKLKGIVEPFRPDATPEYKISEKSLTQEQLDILYEEVNGTTNAMKAMMGFVPKDDQTICPFYDPKIEGCFKGSRCRLRHEAKDPDGWTKDRTFHKLKIRAQLVEPQVGQVLEMVPTAIVSVEEFYGQLYSERNIKDLVEMQSRLNDPTVVAKLRPMDHTPYAREYVLAPFWQDGRWYRAEVTEYIDDEMIRVFYLDYGNKAKVRIDDLRLWDDSFDYVPFQAIHCRIANVHQREDTKKTATTILKNAILEKIVSVEVLDIRSIWEVYLFDTTGNDIGQLLVDQQLAHLRQPIVFSDKQGLVPA; encoded by the exons ATGTATACTACAACAGCTTGGAAAG ACACCAAAGACCGAACCGGAATAGCACTGATAGCGTACGCAATCCCCGGCACTGCCTGTTTCTACATGGTGGTTCAAGACGGTACCACTAAAGTGAGGGAAGTTTTCGCCTCCCTGCAGAACGTTACCACTCGGCTGGAAGTGCTCCCGGAGTCCATCGCGGCTGTGTTTGGTGTTTCGTTGGACAATCAAATTTTCCGAGCAGTTCGAAGTTCGGCTGCGGCATTCTGTGGGATTCCTTTCCTCAGACTGTTGGATACGGGCGAGGTGCTGGCCTACGAAGAAACAATGCCACTCTTCGAACTACCGGAGTACTACCAGAAGCTTCCGCCGTTTGCTGTGCGTTGCAATTTGGTCTGCGTTAGCGATGAACCATCCTGCAAAGATTTCAGCAAATATCTTGGGAAAAATATGTATGAAATCAAGCAATTCAAGGTTTGCTCTCGGAAGAAATCAACCCTGAATGTGAGTTTAGCCCGTGTTCCTCGAACCAAGCTCAAAGGCATCGTGGAACCCTTCAGACCGGATGCTACTCCGGAATACAAGATATCGGAGAAGTCGCTTACCCAGGAGCAGCTGGATATTTTATATGAGGAAGTGAACGGCACCACGAATGCCATGAAAGCCATGATGGGCTTCGTACCGAAGGACGATCAGACAATTTGTCCGTTCTATGATCCCAAAATCGAGGGTTGCTTCAAAGGGTCCCGCTGTCGGTTGCGCCACGAAGCAAAGGATCCTGATGGGTGGACAAAGGATCGCACCTTTCATAAGCTGAAAATAAGGGCACAGCTGGTTGAGCCACAAGTGGGACAAGTTCTCGAGATGGTTCCCACAGCGATAGTCAGCGTGGAGGAGTTCTATGGGCAGCTGTATTCCGAGCGGAACATCAAGGATTTGGTTGAGATGCAGAGCCGCCTGAACGATCCCACGGTTGTGGCTAAACTCCGACCAATGGATCACACCCCTT ACGCCCGAGAGTATGTCCTGGCGCCGTTTTGGCAGGATGGTCGATGGTATCGAGCGGAGGTGACGGAATACATCGACGATGAGATGATTCGTGTGTTCTATCTGGACTATGGGAACAAAGCGAAAGTTCGGATCGACGATTTGCGTCTGTGGGACGACAGCTTCGATTATGTTCCCTTCCAAGCCATCCACTGTCGGATAGCTAATGTTCATCAGAGGGAAGACACGAAGAAGACAGCCACAACGATCCTCAAGAACGCCATTCTCGAGAAAATAGTATCCGTGGAAGTGTT gGATATTCGCTCCATTTGGGAGGTATACCTTTTCGATACCACAGGCAACGATATTGGTCAGTTGTTGGTGGACCAACAGTTGGCCCATCTGCGACAACCGATCGTGTTCAGTGACAAGCAAGGCTTAGTGCCGGCCTGA